A genomic segment from Triticum dicoccoides isolate Atlit2015 ecotype Zavitan chromosome 1A, WEW_v2.0, whole genome shotgun sequence encodes:
- the LOC119368297 gene encoding peroxidase 42-like isoform X1 — protein MASSRAILAMGLLAAVLSPALSKRSFISMPADVSSPVTLANGLSYGYHANSCPQLQDIVWPIVESAVLVEVAIAAGLLRIFFHDCFPQGCDASVLLTGPNSERDLPPNQTLQPRAMQLIEDVRVKVHAACGATVSCADIIALATRDAVFVVRAHVGRCCCTVQRKHLPTSLAKEPMQAGESEMFYFYDLPLGRFDSLEPANSSAVFDLPQSTADADTLINAFKSRNLEPIDLVALSGAHTVGKAHCSSFNNRFSEDADFARRLAANCSSDQNRLQDLDVETPIVLDNQYFKNLMEGKGVFTSDQVLIRDGRTDWAVKGLAENKWWFYNQFRDSLVKLSQYQPGGNVGEIRRNSCFAPNGQSIPATAGDEGFAASA, from the exons ATGGCGTCGAGCAGGGCGATCTTGGCCATGGGCCTCCTTGCCGCCGTGCTGTCCCCCGCCTTGTCAAAGCGGTCGTTTATCTCCATGCCAGCCGACGTGAGTAGTCCTGTGACCCTGGCCAACGGCCTCTCCTACGGCTACCACGCCAACTCCTGCCCGCAGCTGCAAGACATCGTGTGGCCGATCGTGGAGAGCGCGGTCCTGGTTGAGGTGGCcatcgccgccggcctcctccgtaTCTTCTTCCACGACTGCTTTCCTCAG GGATGCGATGCGTCCGTCCTTCTGACGGGACCCAACAGCGAGCGGGACCTGCCGCCGAACCAGACGCTGCAGCCGCGTGCGATGCAGCTCATCGAGGACGTCCGCGTCAAGGTACACGCCGCCTGTGGCGCCaccgtctcctgcgccgacatcaTCGCCCTCGCCACCCGCGACGCCGTCTTCGTGGTACGTGCACACGTCGGTCGCTGCTGTTGTACTGTACAACGAAAGCATCTCCCTACCTCACTCGCGAAAGAACCTATGCAAGCCGGGGAAAGCGAAATGTTCTACTTCTACGACCTGCCGCTCGGCCGGTTTGACAGCCTCGAGCCGGCTAATAGCAGCGCCGTCTTCGACCTCCCGCAGTCCACTGCCGACGCCGACACGCTCATCAACGCCTTCAAGAGCCGCAATCTCGAGCCCATTGACCTCGTCGCGCTCTCTGGCGCGCACACCGTCGGGAAGGCGCACTGCAGCTCCTTCAACAACCGCTTCTCCGAGGACGCCGACTTCGCCAGGAGGCTCGCCGCCAACTGCTCCAGCGACCAGAACCGGCTGCAGGACCTCGACGTAGAAACCCCCATCGTGTTGGACAACCAGTACTTCAAAAACCTGATGGAGGGAAAGGGGGTGTTCACCTCCGACCAAGTGCTCATCAGAGACGGGCGCACCGACTGGGCGGTCAAAGGCCTCGCCGAGAACAAATGGTGGTTCTACAACCAGTTCCGTGACTCCTTGGTGAAGCTGAGTCAGTACCAACCCGGAGGAAACGTGGGCGAGATCCGCCGCAACAGCTGCTTCGCGCCCAACGGACAGAGCATTCCCGCCACCGCCGGTGACGAGGGGTTTGCAGCCTCTGCTTGA
- the LOC119368297 gene encoding peroxidase 42-like isoform X2 yields the protein MASSRAILAMGLLAAVLSPALSKRSFISMPADVSSPVTLANGLSYGYHANSCPQLQDIVWPIVESAVLVEVAIAAGLLRIFFHDCFPQGCDASVLLTGPNSERDLPPNQTLQPRAMQLIEDVRVKVHAACGATVSCADIIALATRDAVFVAGESEMFYFYDLPLGRFDSLEPANSSAVFDLPQSTADADTLINAFKSRNLEPIDLVALSGAHTVGKAHCSSFNNRFSEDADFARRLAANCSSDQNRLQDLDVETPIVLDNQYFKNLMEGKGVFTSDQVLIRDGRTDWAVKGLAENKWWFYNQFRDSLVKLSQYQPGGNVGEIRRNSCFAPNGQSIPATAGDEGFAASA from the exons ATGGCGTCGAGCAGGGCGATCTTGGCCATGGGCCTCCTTGCCGCCGTGCTGTCCCCCGCCTTGTCAAAGCGGTCGTTTATCTCCATGCCAGCCGACGTGAGTAGTCCTGTGACCCTGGCCAACGGCCTCTCCTACGGCTACCACGCCAACTCCTGCCCGCAGCTGCAAGACATCGTGTGGCCGATCGTGGAGAGCGCGGTCCTGGTTGAGGTGGCcatcgccgccggcctcctccgtaTCTTCTTCCACGACTGCTTTCCTCAG GGATGCGATGCGTCCGTCCTTCTGACGGGACCCAACAGCGAGCGGGACCTGCCGCCGAACCAGACGCTGCAGCCGCGTGCGATGCAGCTCATCGAGGACGTCCGCGTCAAGGTACACGCCGCCTGTGGCGCCaccgtctcctgcgccgacatcaTCGCCCTCGCCACCCGCGACGCCGTCTTCGTG GCCGGGGAAAGCGAAATGTTCTACTTCTACGACCTGCCGCTCGGCCGGTTTGACAGCCTCGAGCCGGCTAATAGCAGCGCCGTCTTCGACCTCCCGCAGTCCACTGCCGACGCCGACACGCTCATCAACGCCTTCAAGAGCCGCAATCTCGAGCCCATTGACCTCGTCGCGCTCTCTGGCGCGCACACCGTCGGGAAGGCGCACTGCAGCTCCTTCAACAACCGCTTCTCCGAGGACGCCGACTTCGCCAGGAGGCTCGCCGCCAACTGCTCCAGCGACCAGAACCGGCTGCAGGACCTCGACGTAGAAACCCCCATCGTGTTGGACAACCAGTACTTCAAAAACCTGATGGAGGGAAAGGGGGTGTTCACCTCCGACCAAGTGCTCATCAGAGACGGGCGCACCGACTGGGCGGTCAAAGGCCTCGCCGAGAACAAATGGTGGTTCTACAACCAGTTCCGTGACTCCTTGGTGAAGCTGAGTCAGTACCAACCCGGAGGAAACGTGGGCGAGATCCGCCGCAACAGCTGCTTCGCGCCCAACGGACAGAGCATTCCCGCCACCGCCGGTGACGAGGGGTTTGCAGCCTCTGCTTGA